A genomic stretch from uncultured Pseudodesulfovibrio sp. includes:
- a CDS encoding potassium transporter TrkG — protein sequence MRAKIFSPYWLPVWFFGGTILIGAFILHLDVSHPGGPLSFVDALFTTTSAMCVTGLAVVDTGSYFSTLGLDVLLVLIQLGGLGIMTFTTLIIHLLGKHVSLNDRIAVGQSLLRDPSFSLPKFLARVVLWTFFFEGAGALALWLMDPVGFSPYSAVFHSISAFCNAGFSLYPDSLTQWAGHGGVNSVFMVLITAGGLGFYVLIECASYCKQFVHRLIHKKRTMPVLSWHSTIVLKTSFFLVVVGAVVIFFAEGAAGNAPENFWHHLWTALFQSVTCRTAGFNTVDIGSMTNVSLVFMMLLMIIGGSPGSCAGGIKTTTFRALFGFVWAQFRGRQQVQLGRYALSQGALNTVVSLTTMTFVLIFIGTMILTALESGDSTYLMAREEFILNMFETVSAFGTVGLSTGLTPMLDDVEKITVIILMFVGRLGPVWLLSALQSWQAERRYKVPTSTLPFG from the coding sequence ATGCGCGCAAAAATATTTTCTCCATATTGGCTGCCTGTCTGGTTCTTTGGCGGAACCATTCTGATCGGTGCATTCATTCTGCATCTTGATGTGAGTCATCCCGGCGGCCCACTTTCCTTTGTGGACGCACTTTTTACAACCACATCAGCCATGTGTGTCACAGGTTTGGCCGTGGTTGATACCGGGTCATATTTTTCAACACTCGGGCTGGACGTTCTGCTGGTGCTCATCCAATTGGGCGGCTTGGGTATCATGACCTTCACCACGCTTATCATCCATCTTCTTGGCAAGCATGTGTCGTTGAACGACCGTATTGCGGTTGGACAGAGCCTGTTGCGTGACCCTTCGTTTAGCCTGCCGAAATTCCTGGCGCGGGTGGTGCTGTGGACATTCTTTTTCGAAGGGGCTGGAGCATTGGCTCTCTGGCTAATGGACCCGGTGGGTTTTTCACCATATTCGGCTGTTTTTCATTCGATTTCAGCTTTTTGCAATGCTGGATTTTCCTTGTATCCAGACAGCTTGACTCAGTGGGCAGGTCATGGCGGTGTCAATTCGGTCTTTATGGTGTTGATCACAGCCGGTGGGCTTGGTTTTTATGTACTCATCGAATGTGCTTCATACTGCAAGCAATTTGTTCATCGCTTAATCCATAAAAAACGGACTATGCCGGTATTGAGCTGGCATTCGACCATTGTCCTCAAAACGTCATTTTTTCTGGTTGTTGTCGGTGCAGTCGTTATTTTCTTTGCGGAGGGGGCGGCTGGCAATGCTCCTGAAAATTTCTGGCACCATCTCTGGACCGCGCTTTTTCAGTCTGTCACCTGTCGTACTGCCGGCTTCAATACTGTAGACATCGGTTCCATGACCAATGTTTCATTGGTGTTCATGATGTTGCTCATGATCATTGGCGGTTCGCCTGGTTCCTGTGCCGGTGGTATCAAGACGACCACATTCAGGGCTTTGTTCGGATTTGTCTGGGCGCAGTTCCGGGGACGGCAACAGGTTCAATTGGGCCGTTATGCTCTGTCACAGGGCGCGTTGAACACAGTTGTGTCGTTGACAACTATGACTTTTGTGCTGATTTTCATTGGCACCATGATCTTGACAGCCCTCGAGAGTGGAGACAGCACCTATCTCATGGCGCGTGAAGAATTTATTCTCAATATGTTCGAAACCGTGTCTGCATTCGGGACAGTCGGGCTTTCCACAGGGTTGACACCCATGCTTGACGATGTGGAGAAAATCACGGTTATCATTCTTATGTTCGTGGGACGACTGGGGCCGGTCTGGCTGTTGTCGGCTCTTCAGAGCTGGCAGGCCGAGCGGCGTTACAAAGTGCCCACATCCACATTGCCTTTTGGATAG
- the aroL gene encoding shikimate kinase AroL, whose product MKSQQNIFLIGPRACGKTSVGLLLADRLGVEFVDTDHALVRTIGSEIAEYVERRGWDAFRDREAETLLREAMPGKRVVGCGGGIVLREENRAILQGGITVYLKVDPEVLARRLMADPNEKQRPSLTGKTLVDEVREVLIERTPLYEGCADIVVSGTSPDAVVDQIIRELERLS is encoded by the coding sequence ATGAAATCACAGCAGAACATATTTCTCATTGGGCCTCGTGCGTGCGGAAAGACCAGCGTAGGACTGTTGCTCGCAGATCGTCTTGGTGTTGAATTCGTAGATACAGATCATGCGCTTGTGAGGACTATAGGCTCTGAGATCGCGGAATACGTGGAGCGGAGGGGCTGGGATGCTTTTCGGGATAGGGAGGCCGAGACATTGCTCCGCGAGGCCATGCCGGGAAAGCGGGTCGTCGGGTGTGGAGGTGGTATCGTTCTGCGGGAAGAGAACCGTGCAATATTGCAGGGCGGTATTACTGTATACCTCAAGGTTGACCCTGAGGTGTTGGCGCGCAGGTTGATGGCTGACCCTAATGAGAAACAACGTCCGTCCTTGACGGGGAAAACCCTGGTAGACGAGGTGCGGGAAGTCCTCATTGAGCGTACTCCGTTGTATGAAGGGTGTGCCGATATCGTTGTGAGCGGAACGAGTCCTGATGCTGTGGTGGATCAAATCATTCGTGAACTTGAGCGGCTTTCCTGA